The genomic segment ATGTCACTGGAGGACGCCATCGGCGCCGGGTTCATCGAGCCCTCCTCCCCCGGCGCAAGCACCTTTGTGGTGACGCAAAAGGGCGCCACCCGTCTCGGTCTCGCCACTCAGGCAGGGCTGACGGCACAGCAGATCACCGCCATTGTCGCGACGCTGGTCGTTGGCGTCTTCATCATTTCCGAGTTTGATAGCAGCGAAGATGTTCGTTCGCCGCTTTTGCCAGTGACGCCGCCTCCGGCCACCCCGACCCCAACGCCGCCGCCACCCACCGTGACGCCGACGGCTACGCCAACCGCGACGCCGACTGCGACACCAACGGCTACCCCGACCGCAACGCCCACCGCGACGCCGACGGCCACCCCGACTGCGACACCAACGGCTACTCCGACTGCGACGCCTACGGCCACCCCGACTGCGACCCCAACCGCGACGCCAACGGCCACGCCGACTGCGACCCCGACGGCCACGCCGACCGCAAGTCCGGTACCCACCGTTCAGCCACCGGTGAACACCAACACCAACACGAATACCAACACGAATACCAACACCAACACCAACACCAACACCAACACGAACACGAATACTTCGACGCCGTGAGCACGTTGGAACATAAGGGCCGGCAGTCGCCGGCCTTTTTTTTGAGCAATGGTGCCGTTTATGCGGTGATTGCCTGGGCTGCCATGCTGGTGTCGGGCGGGGCCAACCTGGCGTTGGCCCAGAGCGACACGCGGGACAGCGTGGTCACTGTGACCGGTGCGGTCGAAAAGCCGATTCGCGTCAATGGCCCCGTGAAGCTCAGTGATGCCATCAAGGTGGCGGGCGGCTACCGGGAGGGGGCGTACCCGTACGGCTCGCTGCTGCTGCGCAGGAGTGATTTGCAGGTGGGCATGACCGTGTGCATGGCGTCGGCCGCAGAATTGCTGCGCATGCAGTTGGCCCTCTCCGGGGGGAGTGAGCTGACAGGTGCCGGCAGCCTGACGGCTGGAATCGACCTGGGGCAATACATCCGCATTCCGATCTCACTCTCACCGGGGCCGACCATTGCCGAGGCGCAGGCCGACGTGACGCTCGTTACTGGGGACATTCTCTACGTGCCGTTTCGGCCGACGTCGGTGGCCATTATCTCGCCTGGCAATGACGAGACGGTGATCGTCAATTATCGGCCCGGCTGGAAAGCGGATGAGTATTTGAACGCCGCCGACATTAAAACCAATTGGTCAAGCAATGAGTTCCGCATTTACTTGCCGAACGGTGATCAAGATCTGTTGAAGCTGAATCTTTGGAATTACGAGTTGCAGGTTGTGCCGCCGGGCTCGGTCATCACAAGCCGTGACAAGAAAAAGAAAATTGATGACAGCTGCCTTGGTCTTTAGATGTTTATGGGTCCAGCGCCGGGTCGTGCGCTCGCCGCGATGCGGCAATTGATGCGCGTCTTTCTGGCCAAGGTATGTGGGCCGCGTGCGCTTTGGCTCGGGCTGTTTGGCTTTGTCGTTACCAACGCCAATGCGGAGCAAATTACCCCCATGGGTTTTCCGGGGCTGGTGCAGACGCCGGTCGCACGCATGCCCCAGGCCGGGTCGGTGGGCTTGGGCTTTGCGCGCCAAGAGCCTTACGACAGCCTCAACTTTTATGCGTCGCCATTTGACTGGTTGCACGCATCGGTGCGCTACACCGACACCAACGTGGCGCAATCGCGCGTCAACACCGTGCACGATAAAGGGATCAACCTGCAGTTTCGGCTTGCGCAGGAGTCATTGTGGCGCCCGCAAATTGCCGTGGGTTTGATTGATGCCGCCGGCACCGGCCTGTTCAGCTCCGAATATTTGGTGATGAACAAGCGCATTCACGATTTCGACTTTTCGCTGGGCATGGGTTGGGGCCGGTTTGCGGCCGGCCGCGACATGACCAACCCATTGGGTCAGATTGATGACCGCTTCGAAACCCGCGAAAGCGCAACCCGCGGCGAAGGCGGCGTTCCGGCAGTTTCAAGCTGGTTTTCGGGGCGTGAGGTGGCACTGTTTGGCGGCGTGCGTTATTCGCTGTTGGGCGGCCGGCTCGACCTCAAGGCCGAGTGGGAGGGCAACGACTACTCCGATGAGTTTCGGCGTGGTGAATCACTCAAGTCGTCAACACGGTTGAATGTGGGGGCTGATTACAGCGTCACCGACAACATCAAGCTGAAGCTGAGCTACGAGCGCGGGGAGGTGCTTGGGTTTGGCGTGTTGATTCACGCGTCCTTGAACCGGCAGCTTGAACGCAGCCGCCGGGCCGTGCGCCCGCCCAAGCCCCTTGATGAGGTGGGCTTTCCGGAGGTCAGGGCAGAATCCGAGGGCCTTCAACGACCCGAGCAATTGCGGCGCTTCCACCAGCGGCTGCGGGAGGACCGGGTGTTTGTCCATGCGCTGGACCTCGACACGGTCAATAAGGAGGCCACGGTTTGGCAAACCAATAATCTGACACGTGAATCGGCTGTGGCGGCCGGGCGCTCGGCGCGCGCGCTGCTGGACACTTACGGGCGCGAGTTTGAAAAGCTGAACGTGGTCAGCGTGGTGGCGGGTCGGGAGCGGTCTAACGTAACGCTCGACACCGAGATCTTCAGGCAGGCCGCGTTGGGCGCGCTGTCAGTCGAGGAGCTGTTGCTCGAAACCGACGTGGCGCCCGTGCCGGAGAAAGATTGGCAAGAGGCCACCTATACCGGCTTGGCCAAGTATCCGACCTTTGCCTTTGGCATCACGCCGGCCTTGCGGTCGAACATCGGTGGCCCGGTGAATTTCTATGTCGGGCAGTTGCAGCTCAAGCCGTTTGCCAGTATCCAGTTGTCACGCAATCTCAACGTGACCACCAGTTGGGCCTTTGACTTTCTTTACGACGACTTTGACCGTCTGCAGCCGCGTGAAACCAGTTTGTTGCCACCGGTGCGCACCGACCTCGAGCGTTACCAAAGAGAGAGCGGCGGCAGCTATCTGGACAAACTGGAGGCCAACTACTACTTCACGGTAGCGCCGTCGGTGTACGGGCGGGTTTCGGCCGGTATCTTTGAAGAAATGTACGGCGGCATTGGCCACGAGATGCTCTACATGCCGCCGGGTTCAAGGTTTGCCGTGGGCTACAACATCAACCGGGTGAAGAAGCGCGACTTTGACCTGCGGTTTGGCTTTCAGGATTTTGAGGCCACCACGGGGCATGTGACGGGCTACTACGAATCGCCGTTCAGCCGTATTCGGGTGGTTCTCAGTGTGGGCCGCTACCTGGCCGGTGACACCGGGGCGACGCTTGATCTGTCCAAGTCGTTCCGCAACGGGCTGCGCTTTGGCGTGTTTGCCACCAAGACCAATGTGTCGTCACGCGAATTTGGCGAGGGCTCGTTCGACAAGGGGGTTTACATGTTCATCCCCATCAACGTGTTTTCAACGCGCGAGGCGGCGGGTGGCGTGTCGATCTCGCACCGGTTCATCCTGCGCGATGGCGGTGCCAAGGTCAGTGACGGGCGCGCGCTTTATCCGACGCTCAGCAACGAAGGCGTGGACCGCTATTACGAATCGGCCTCGGAGATTCTCGAGTGATGCGCGGGCTCACCTTGTTGGTCGTGACGGTGGCGTTGGCCGGGTGCGCCAATTTCAGCTATCGCTCGTTGGCCGAAGAAGCCCTGGGCAAGCCCAAGAGCGGGGCGAAAAGCGAGGACATTGCCGGGTATCTGGATGAGTTTCCGTTTGCTTACTTGCTGGTCGAAAGGCCGGGGCGTTTGGGAACTGCATTCATCATGGTGGACACGGCCAATGGCGCCGAGCGCTGGATGGACGCCGCAGGCAACCTGCTGTTTCGTGAAGGGGTGTTCTCACTGTCGTCCAGCGGCGTCACCGGCTTGAACGTGGCCACTTTGGACAGCGATCTGCCCAACCGTGACGACGTACGGCAACTGATTGACGGCCAGGTTGATGCGTTGTCTGGCGTTAGAATCGTCGAAGTCTTGGGTGCGCTTGACGAGCAGCGGATCGAGTTCGTCTATGTTGGCGCGGCGCCGGTTGCGGTGAATGACCTGTGGGTGCAAACCCACCAGATTGAAGAGCGGGTGGTTGATGCGCGCGGCAATCGATGGGCCAATACGCACGCGCTGCTGGTCGACACGCTCTACAACGTTCGTTCGCGCGCAAAATATTCGGCCGAGGACTCGCACACCGTCATTCAGTTGTACAAGGCGCCAGGTCGATAGGGCGCGGTTCTGTCATAAATTAAGTGGATGCAAGAAATGCGCATTGATCAAGCAGGCCGGACGCGCCTAACACGCGGTTTCTGGGCGGTAACGTTGCTGTTGTCCTTGATGACGCCGCTGCACGTTGCGGCGCAGGGCGGTGCAGCCGCCGGTCTAAGCGGCCTGTCGCAGTCCGATATTCAGGCGCTGAGCGAGAAATACCGTGATCCGAATGCCGCTCAGGCCATGCCCTCCGGGCTGGGTCAGACTGGCGATCGTTCGTCGATGGGCTCTGCCGCGGTCAACGGCGGCTACGGCGACCCGCGGTTGGGCTCGGCGCAGGCACCACGGGATGCAACGCAGCCAATGGATGAGCCCCGGGTGGTCGAAGCGGGCATCGGCGTCATTGTCGAGTTGACCCAGCAGCCGGATGAGGATGAGCCGCGTACGAGCGCCCCGCGTGACGATCAGGCGCCGCCGGTCAAACGCATCTATGTGGTGCCTAACAATCAGGGCCAGATCAATCTGGACGCGTTTGGGCGCTACGAAGTGATGGGCTATAGCGCGGACGAGATCGTCGCGCGGTTGTCGGTCGACCCCAGGCTGTCGAACTACGACATCTCGGTCATGTTGTTGCCGGCAGACACCGTGAGCGTCAATCGGCTTCGCCCGTTTGGCTCTGACGTGTTTGGCCACGAAAACATTGTCGGGCGCAATATCAATGAAAACTTGGTGCCGCCACCGGGCTATGTGTATGGGCCGGGCGACTCGTTCATTGTTCAGTACTACGGTAAAACCAACTCCGTTTATGAGTTGACGGTTCTGCGCGATGGGCGCATCAACCTGCCCGAGCTGGGCCCGATCACCGTGGCCGGAATGACCTTTGACGACATTCGCGATGCGATCAGTCAGAAGGTTTCCGAAGGGCTGATCGGGGTCAACACCAGCATTTCGGTCGGCGCGCTGCGGTCGATTGGTGTTCTGGCGCTGGGCGAGTTTGCCTCGCCCGGGCCGGTGTCGGTGCCTGCCGGCGCCTCCATCATCGACGTGATCATCGCTGCGGGCGGTCTGCTCGACACCGCGTCCTACCGGAAGATTTCAATACGGCGTGGCGGGTCGCTGGTGCGGTCAATCGACCTCTATGACGTGCTGACCAGCAGCCGGAATGTGGGCGACCTTCAGGTCATGCAGGAGGACGTGGTGATCGTGCATCCGGCCGGGCCACGCATCAGCGTGTTGGGTGAGGTGCGCAAGCCGGCGCTTTACGAGCTCGACGGTGCGCCGTCGGTTGAGCAGGTGGTTGGTATGGCAGGCGGGCTGTCAGACAACGCCGCGGGCGGCTTTTCGATTGAGCGACTGAATGAGCGCGGTGAGACTGATCTGGTCACCGGTAATCTGCGTGGTGCCGATGGCGACTTGCGGTTGCAGCGTGGCGATGTGGTCCGGGTGGATCGCGCCCTGAGCCGGCGTGATAACGCGGTGGTGCTGTCGGGACATTTCGAAAACCCCGGCTACCGTGAGTGGCGTCAAGGCATGACGGTGCTGGATGTGTTGCCTTCGATCCGGGAGTTTATGCCGCGTGCGGACCTCGGATATTTGCTGATCTTGCGCGAGTCCGGGCCTTCGCGAGAGATCAAGGTGCTGAGCGTCGACTACGCCAGTGTCGCCGCCGGTGACGGCGGCAATGTAACGCTGGAGGCGCGCGACGAGATTGTTGCGCTGCCGTTGGGCGAGCAGCGGACCATGGCCATGGAGCGCTTGTTGCTCAAGGTCAACGGTGCCGATGCGTTCCGGCAGCAGCCGACGGTGACCATTTCGGGCGCGGTGCGATTCCCGGGCGTGTATTTCTATGAAGAAGGCAGCTCGGTTGATTCGTTGATCCAGAAGGCAGGCGGACTGCTCGAATCGGCTTATGAAGACACTGCCGAGCTGGTGCGCTATTCAGTGGGCGACGACCGCGGTCGGCAGAACGTCAAGGCCAGCTTCTCACTGGCCGACGAGGCCGAGCGTACGTCGCTGAAACTGATGCCCGATGACGTGGTGAACATTTTCAGCATTCCCAACTGGACCGAGCCGATGTTCGTCGAGGTCAAGGGCGAAGTTCGCTTCCCGGGTCGCTACACGATCACCAAGGGCGAGCGCCTGAGCGACCTGCTGGAGCGGGTGGGCGGGGTCACCGATGAGGGTTATCTCAACGGTGCGGTGTTCCAGCGTGAACGGCTGAAGGAGCGTGAGCGTGAGGAGTTGGCACGGTTGCGGCAGAGGCTGAGTGATGACCTTCGCGCCATGGCGGTTCAGGTCGAGGCATCGCCAGATGAACAAGAAGGCTTGATGACGGCGCGCAGGCTGCTGCAGGAGTCAGACGGCATGGAGCCAGTCGGCCGTTTGGTGATTGACTTTGATCAGGTTGCTGACGGTGGTTCGGACGATGTTCTGCTGAGCCCCGGCGACACGCTGGTGGTGCCGCCGAAGCTTGAGACGGTGTCGGTGATTGGCGAAGTGAACATGACCATCAGCCATCGCTGGCGTGAAAACCGTACGGCCAAGGAGTATCTGGAGTTGTCCGGCGGGCTGACGCAACGGGCGGATAACGATCAGGTTTACGTGGTCCGCGCCAGTGGTGAAGTGCGTTCGCTGGACACCGGGTGGTTTGGCACGCCGCCGGAGATCAGGCCGGGTGACACCATCGTGGTGCCGCTGGACACGACGGCCATTAGGCCCATGCAGTTGGCGCGCGACATCACGCAGATTCTGTCGCAGGTGGCGATCACTGTTGCGGCCTTCAATTCGGTCGGGGTGTTCTGAGCCTGCTCTTGGCCAGCGTGTGGGCGTGAGACGTCCGGGCTTTGGTGCCACGGGTTGGGTCCGGCATGTTGCCGCCGGGCTTTTGCTGGCCTCGCTGACGGTGCGTGCAGGGTCGTTGGTCGAGCCACGGTCGGAAGCGCCGACTTCGTTTCGCGGTGACCAGGTCGACACCTTGCACGGCGTGGGCCTTGCCGATCCGTACCGCTGGCTTGAGGACAGCGACAGCGCCGCCACGCGTGAATGGGTGGCGGCACAGAACGCCTACAGCGCCCCGCAGTTGGCTGCGCTGCCGGCGCGCGCCTGGTTTGAACAGCGCTTGACCGCACTTTGGCAACAACCGCGTCACAGCTTGCCGCAGCGTGTCGGCGACCGGATGTACTTCGAGTTCAGCGACGGCCGGCAAAACCAGCCGGTGCTGATGGTGCTGCAGACCGGCGAGACCGAGCCGCACGTGGTGCTCGATCCCAACCAACTGTCCGCCGATGGTCTGGTGTCGCTGGCGCAGTGGCGGGTTTCGCCGGACGGCAAGCGGCTGGCTTACGCGCTGTCAACGGCGGGGTCGGACTGGCAGCAGATCAACGTCATCAACCTGGCGGACGGCGCGAAGGTGTCGGGGCCACTGAAGCGGGTCAAGTTCTCGGGGTTGGCGTGGCTGCCCGACAGCTCGGGGCTTTATTACGCGCGTTATCCCGATCCGCCGGAGGGCGCTACCGACGACTTTGATCCGCTGACCCATCAGGCGCTTTACGTGCACCGGCTGGGCGAGCCGCAGTCGGCAGACCGGCAAATGTTTGCGCAGCCCGATCATCCCGACCGCGGCTTTCATGGCGAAGTGACCGATGACGGCCGTTACCTGGTGGTCAGCGTGTGGCGTGGTGCCGCCAGCGAGAACGCGCTGATCATCAAGCCGCTGTTTGACGATGTGCCGCCCTGGGATGCCGGTAACGCGACCGAAGTCGTCCCCAACTTCGAGGCGCAGTACACGCTGATCGGTAACGACGGGTCGGTGCTGTACTTCACCACCACCGCCGAGGCGCCGCGCGGCCGCGTGGTGGCCATTGACATGAACAACCCGGATGCGGGCTGGCAGTCGGTCATTCCGCAAGGTCGCGACACGCTGCAGTCGGCCGTACGTGCCGGGCCGTACTTGGTCACCCGCGTGATGCGCGACGCCACCCACGTGTTGCAGCGGCACGCGCTGGATGGCACGCCCAAAGGCGCCCTGACCTTGCCCGGTATTGGCGCGGTCAGCGCGCTGGGCGGTGAAGCCGGTCGTGCCGAGGTGGATGTGGTCTACACCGCCTTCAACCAACCCGCCGTGCTGTTGTCGACCGATGTGACGCGCCGCGTTGACCGGCTGGCCCCGCTGTTTCCCGCTGAGCTGCCGTTTGACCCCGACCGATTCGTCACCGAGCAGGTGTTTGTGACCAGCCGTGACGGAACGCGTGTGCCGATGTTCATCAGCCATCGCAAGGGGCTGGACCGCAGCGCGCCCAACGCCGTGCACCTTTACGGCTACGGGGGGTTCAATGTGGCGCTGACGCCGCACTTCTCGGCCGCCAACCTGGCGTGGATGGAGGCGGGCGGCGTTTACGCGGTCGCCAATTTGCGTGGCGGCGGCGAGTACGGTCGCGAGTGGCACCGTGCCGGCACCGGGGCCAACAAGCAGAACGTGTTTGACGATTTTATTTCGGCAGCGGGTTACCTGATTGACCGCGGGTGGACGACCGCTTCGCAGTTGGCGATCAGTGGCCATTCCAACGGCGGTTTGCTGGTGGGCGCCGTGCTCAATCAGCAGCCGCGCCTGTTCGGTGCCGCCGTGGCAGGGGTCGGGGTGATGGACATGCTGCGCTTTCACCGCTTCACCATCGGCCGCGCCTGGACCGGCGACTACGGCTCGCCCGATGACCCGGACGACTTCAAGCACCTGCTGGCCTATTCGCCGCTGCACAACCTGAAGCCCGGCACCCGCTATCCGCCGGTGCTGATCACCACCGCCGATCACGATGACCGTGTCGTGCCTGCCCACAGCTACAAATATGTCGCCGCCCTTCAGTGGGCCCAGGCCGGCCCCGCGCCCGCCTTGATCCGCATCGAAACCGATGCCGGTCACGGCGCCGGCAAACCCCTCTCAAAGCGCATCGAAGAAGCCGCCGACCAGATGGCCTTCCTCGCCCACCATGTGGGCCTTGAAGCGCCCTGACGCAGTCGTAGGCTGGGTAGAGCCTGCGAAACCCAGCGGGGTTGGCCGGAGTCTGCTGGGTTTTCGCTACGCTGCAACCCAGCCTACGGGGGTTTTCCTACCCGGCCTGCGGTTTCGTTGCATGGTTGTAGGCTGGGTAGAGTCGGCGAAACCCTGCGGGGTGCCCGAAGCCGTGCAGCAACTTGGCCGACAGCCCCGAAAGCGAAACCCGGTGGCCCTCAGTCTCGAGCCGCCTGCGGCGAATATTCATGATTATCGCCGCATGATATGCGGTGATCCTCTGCAAGCGCGGTGATAATGCCGCATTATCTCCGCATGTATCGCGGCGATTATAAGTACATCTGGCAGGCCACCGACTGGCCCAACTGGCGTTATGACCTCGCCGCGTTGGCGAGTCCCATGGCCGAGGTGAGCCGTGCTCAGGGCCTGCTGCTGGGGCGACTCGCTGATGTTGGCTTGGTACTGCGCGATCAAGCTGCTTTGGCCACCCTCACCGAGGACGTGGTGAAGACCAGCGAGATTGAGGGGGAGCAGCTCAATGTGGCGTCCGTACGCTCGTCCATCGCCAGGCGGTTGGGCGTGGACATCGGTGCCCTGGCGCCGGTGGATCGTCATGTCGAGGGTGTGGTGGAGATGGTGCTGGATGCCACCGCCCAATGCGACGCAACAGTATTGCGAGAGCGGTTGTTCGGTTGGCATGCCGCGCTGTTTCCGACGGGCTACGCGGGTCTCTCCAAGATCAGAGTCGGCGGCTGGCGCGATGACGTAGACGGCCCCATGCAGGTGGTCTCCGGTCCCATCGGTCGCCCGAAGGTGCATTTCGAAGCACCGCCCGCCAGCGGGCTGGACGATGAGATGAACAAGTTCCTCGACTGGCTGAATGGCGCGTCGAGAGAGCCCGCACTGATCAAGGCCGGACTGGGCCATCTTTGGTTCGTGACGGTGCATCCGTTTGACGACGGAAACGGCCGTATCGCGCGAGCCATCGGTGATCTATTGCTGTCGCGCGCTGATGGCAGCCCGCAACGCTTTTACAGCATGTCCGCCCAGATCCAGCGGGAGCGCAAGGCCTACTACGACATTCTCGAGCGCACGCAGAAAGGCTCGATGGATGTCACGGAGTGGCTGGCGTGGTTTCTCGACACTCTGCATCGCGCAGTCGACCAGGCGCATCACACCCTGGACGCCGTACTGAGCAAAGCACGCTTCTGGCAACGCTGGGCAACAACCCCGCTGAATGAGCGCCAGCTAAAACTGCTGAATCGATTGCTCGACGGATTTGACGGCAAGCTCACCAGCAGCAAGTGGGCGGCCATCGCCAAGTGTTCGGCCGATACGGCGCTGCGAGACATCAATGATCTGTTGGACAAAGGTGTGCTGAGAAAACTAGAGGCGGGTGGGCGTAGCACCGGGTACACCCTTTGCGATGCAGCAGGGAAGCGAAGCGCTGGCTCCGTGCTGTGAGCCTTTCCCAGCGTTGAGGGTTGATCGAGAGGGATGCTGGGTTTTCGCTTCGCTACAACCCAGCCTACGGGGGCTTTCTTCAAACCGCTCATGGCGTCGATATGCGGTCGTAGGCTGGGTAGAGCTTGCGAAACCCAGCGGTGAGGTTGGCCAAGGCGTCCGGGGTTTCTGTTTCGCGGCAACCGGGCCTACGATGCCAGCGAGTGTTCCTCGTCCCCGCAAGGAGGCGTGCCATGCGTCGCTACATTCGCAGCCGCAACGCCGCAGGTTGCTATTTTTTCACCGTCAATCTCTCCGATCGCCGCGGCAATGACCTGCTGGTGCGGAATATTGGGGCGCTTCGCGAGGCATTTCGTGATGTGCAACGCCGCCACCCGTTCACCGTTGATGCCGTTG from the Polycyclovorans algicola TG408 genome contains:
- a CDS encoding capsule biosynthesis GfcC family protein is translated as MSTLEHKGRQSPAFFLSNGAVYAVIAWAAMLVSGGANLALAQSDTRDSVVTVTGAVEKPIRVNGPVKLSDAIKVAGGYREGAYPYGSLLLRRSDLQVGMTVCMASAAELLRMQLALSGGSELTGAGSLTAGIDLGQYIRIPISLSPGPTIAEAQADVTLVTGDILYVPFRPTSVAIISPGNDETVIVNYRPGWKADEYLNAADIKTNWSSNEFRIYLPNGDQDLLKLNLWNYELQVVPPGSVITSRDKKKKIDDSCLGL
- a CDS encoding YjbH domain-containing protein — translated: MRVFLAKVCGPRALWLGLFGFVVTNANAEQITPMGFPGLVQTPVARMPQAGSVGLGFARQEPYDSLNFYASPFDWLHASVRYTDTNVAQSRVNTVHDKGINLQFRLAQESLWRPQIAVGLIDAAGTGLFSSEYLVMNKRIHDFDFSLGMGWGRFAAGRDMTNPLGQIDDRFETRESATRGEGGVPAVSSWFSGREVALFGGVRYSLLGGRLDLKAEWEGNDYSDEFRRGESLKSSTRLNVGADYSVTDNIKLKLSYERGEVLGFGVLIHASLNRQLERSRRAVRPPKPLDEVGFPEVRAESEGLQRPEQLRRFHQRLREDRVFVHALDLDTVNKEATVWQTNNLTRESAVAAGRSARALLDTYGREFEKLNVVSVVAGRERSNVTLDTEIFRQAALGALSVEELLLETDVAPVPEKDWQEATYTGLAKYPTFAFGITPALRSNIGGPVNFYVGQLQLKPFASIQLSRNLNVTTSWAFDFLYDDFDRLQPRETSLLPPVRTDLERYQRESGGSYLDKLEANYYFTVAPSVYGRVSAGIFEEMYGGIGHEMLYMPPGSRFAVGYNINRVKKRDFDLRFGFQDFEATTGHVTGYYESPFSRIRVVLSVGRYLAGDTGATLDLSKSFRNGLRFGVFATKTNVSSREFGEGSFDKGVYMFIPINVFSTREAAGGVSISHRFILRDGGAKVSDGRALYPTLSNEGVDRYYESASEILE
- a CDS encoding SLBB domain-containing protein → MRIDQAGRTRLTRGFWAVTLLLSLMTPLHVAAQGGAAAGLSGLSQSDIQALSEKYRDPNAAQAMPSGLGQTGDRSSMGSAAVNGGYGDPRLGSAQAPRDATQPMDEPRVVEAGIGVIVELTQQPDEDEPRTSAPRDDQAPPVKRIYVVPNNQGQINLDAFGRYEVMGYSADEIVARLSVDPRLSNYDISVMLLPADTVSVNRLRPFGSDVFGHENIVGRNINENLVPPPGYVYGPGDSFIVQYYGKTNSVYELTVLRDGRINLPELGPITVAGMTFDDIRDAISQKVSEGLIGVNTSISVGALRSIGVLALGEFASPGPVSVPAGASIIDVIIAAGGLLDTASYRKISIRRGGSLVRSIDLYDVLTSSRNVGDLQVMQEDVVIVHPAGPRISVLGEVRKPALYELDGAPSVEQVVGMAGGLSDNAAGGFSIERLNERGETDLVTGNLRGADGDLRLQRGDVVRVDRALSRRDNAVVLSGHFENPGYREWRQGMTVLDVLPSIREFMPRADLGYLLILRESGPSREIKVLSVDYASVAAGDGGNVTLEARDEIVALPLGEQRTMAMERLLLKVNGADAFRQQPTVTISGAVRFPGVYFYEEGSSVDSLIQKAGGLLESAYEDTAELVRYSVGDDRGRQNVKASFSLADEAERTSLKLMPDDVVNIFSIPNWTEPMFVEVKGEVRFPGRYTITKGERLSDLLERVGGVTDEGYLNGAVFQRERLKEREREELARLRQRLSDDLRAMAVQVEASPDEQEGLMTARRLLQESDGMEPVGRLVIDFDQVADGGSDDVLLSPGDTLVVPPKLETVSVIGEVNMTISHRWRENRTAKEYLELSGGLTQRADNDQVYVVRASGEVRSLDTGWFGTPPEIRPGDTIVVPLDTTAIRPMQLARDITQILSQVAITVAAFNSVGVF
- a CDS encoding prolyl oligopeptidase family serine peptidase, whose translation is MRRPGFGATGWVRHVAAGLLLASLTVRAGSLVEPRSEAPTSFRGDQVDTLHGVGLADPYRWLEDSDSAATREWVAAQNAYSAPQLAALPARAWFEQRLTALWQQPRHSLPQRVGDRMYFEFSDGRQNQPVLMVLQTGETEPHVVLDPNQLSADGLVSLAQWRVSPDGKRLAYALSTAGSDWQQINVINLADGAKVSGPLKRVKFSGLAWLPDSSGLYYARYPDPPEGATDDFDPLTHQALYVHRLGEPQSADRQMFAQPDHPDRGFHGEVTDDGRYLVVSVWRGAASENALIIKPLFDDVPPWDAGNATEVVPNFEAQYTLIGNDGSVLYFTTTAEAPRGRVVAIDMNNPDAGWQSVIPQGRDTLQSAVRAGPYLVTRVMRDATHVLQRHALDGTPKGALTLPGIGAVSALGGEAGRAEVDVVYTAFNQPAVLLSTDVTRRVDRLAPLFPAELPFDPDRFVTEQVFVTSRDGTRVPMFISHRKGLDRSAPNAVHLYGYGGFNVALTPHFSAANLAWMEAGGVYAVANLRGGGEYGREWHRAGTGANKQNVFDDFISAAGYLIDRGWTTASQLAISGHSNGGLLVGAVLNQQPRLFGAAVAGVGVMDMLRFHRFTIGRAWTGDYGSPDDPDDFKHLLAYSPLHNLKPGTRYPPVLITTADHDDRVVPAHSYKYVAALQWAQAGPAPALIRIETDAGHGAGKPLSKRIEEAADQMAFLAHHVGLEAP
- a CDS encoding Fic family protein, whose translation is MYRGDYKYIWQATDWPNWRYDLAALASPMAEVSRAQGLLLGRLADVGLVLRDQAALATLTEDVVKTSEIEGEQLNVASVRSSIARRLGVDIGALAPVDRHVEGVVEMVLDATAQCDATVLRERLFGWHAALFPTGYAGLSKIRVGGWRDDVDGPMQVVSGPIGRPKVHFEAPPASGLDDEMNKFLDWLNGASREPALIKAGLGHLWFVTVHPFDDGNGRIARAIGDLLLSRADGSPQRFYSMSAQIQRERKAYYDILERTQKGSMDVTEWLAWFLDTLHRAVDQAHHTLDAVLSKARFWQRWATTPLNERQLKLLNRLLDGFDGKLTSSKWAAIAKCSADTALRDINDLLDKGVLRKLEAGGRSTGYTLCDAAGKRSAGSVL